The proteins below are encoded in one region of Enhydrobacter sp.:
- a CDS encoding copper resistance protein B, with protein sequence MTRRCTAALAALALAALSVPARAQTHEAAPFGMPVMDRHVFYHALLDELEGRFGSDQSFRWEGEAWGGTDENRFWLKSEGTLTNGLLDDGRQELFFSRAVSTYFDAQIGARYDLDSRPGRGWVAFGVEGLAPLFFHVAATGYVGGDGRLAARLEGSYDLLLTQRLILQPRLEMNFYSQDDPIREVGAGLSDLEAGLRLRYEITRKVAPYIGVSYEGKYGRTADFARAAGDPTDAVRFVVGLRLWL encoded by the coding sequence ATGACGCGGCGCTGCACGGCCGCGCTGGCGGCGCTGGCCCTGGCCGCCCTCTCCGTTCCGGCGCGGGCACAGACGCACGAGGCGGCGCCGTTCGGCATGCCGGTGATGGACCGGCACGTCTTCTATCACGCCCTGCTCGACGAGCTGGAAGGCCGGTTCGGCAGCGACCAGAGCTTCCGCTGGGAGGGCGAGGCGTGGGGCGGCACCGACGAGAACCGCTTCTGGCTGAAGAGCGAGGGCACTCTCACCAACGGCCTGCTCGACGACGGCCGGCAGGAGCTCTTCTTCAGCCGCGCCGTCAGCACCTACTTCGACGCCCAGATCGGCGCGCGCTACGACCTCGATTCCAGGCCGGGCCGCGGATGGGTCGCGTTCGGCGTCGAGGGACTGGCCCCGCTCTTCTTCCATGTCGCGGCGACCGGCTATGTCGGCGGCGACGGGCGGCTCGCGGCACGGCTCGAGGGCAGCTACGACCTGCTGCTCACCCAGCGTCTGATCCTGCAGCCTAGGCTCGAGATGAACTTCTACTCGCAGGACGACCCCATCCGCGAGGTCGGCGCCGGCCTCTCCGACCTCGAAGCCGGCCTCAGGCTGCGCTACGAGATCACGCGCAAGGTGGCGCCCTATATCGGCGTCTCCTACGAGGGCAAGTACGGCCGCACCGCCGACTTCGCCCGCGCCGCCGGCGATCCGACCGACGCGGTGCGCTTCGTCGTCGGCCTGCGCTTGTGGCTGTAG
- the msrP gene encoding protein-methionine-sulfoxide reductase catalytic subunit MsrP has product MLIKRKQGWELPERQAAPEGLYLDRRRLVQAMGLGLAASAAGLALPRAVLADDKAADPTAHLYPARRDDRFGAPSPVTPERLPITYNNYYEFGTDKSIWRAAQKLDIRPWTIKVSGKVEKPFEIGFDELIAKLPIEERVYRHRCVETWSMIVPWSGFSMKSLVEFCKPAGNPKYVAMKTLHKPSVMFEQKDPLWPWPYTEGLAMDEAMHDLTFIATGLYGKPIVKQNGAPLRLVVPWKYGFKSVKAIVSIEFTDKRPVSFWEALQDNEYGFWANVNPAVPHPRWSQATEKPLGSDERIPTQIYNGYGEFVASLYTNRKSEKLFM; this is encoded by the coding sequence ATGTTGATCAAGCGCAAGCAGGGCTGGGAGCTGCCCGAGCGGCAGGCGGCGCCCGAAGGACTTTATCTCGACCGCCGCCGGCTCGTGCAGGCGATGGGGCTGGGGCTCGCCGCCTCGGCCGCCGGGCTGGCGCTGCCCCGCGCCGTCCTGGCCGACGACAAGGCCGCCGATCCCACCGCACATCTCTATCCGGCCAGGCGCGACGACAGGTTCGGCGCGCCTTCGCCCGTGACGCCGGAGCGGTTGCCGATCACCTACAACAACTACTACGAGTTCGGCACCGACAAGAGCATCTGGCGGGCGGCGCAGAAGCTCGATATCCGGCCGTGGACCATCAAGGTCTCGGGCAAGGTCGAGAAGCCGTTCGAGATCGGCTTCGACGAACTCATCGCCAAGCTGCCGATCGAGGAGCGCGTCTACCGGCACCGCTGTGTCGAGACCTGGTCGATGATCGTGCCGTGGAGCGGCTTTTCGATGAAGTCGCTGGTCGAGTTCTGCAAGCCCGCCGGCAATCCCAAGTACGTCGCCATGAAGACGCTGCACAAGCCCTCGGTCATGTTCGAGCAGAAGGACCCGCTGTGGCCGTGGCCCTACACCGAGGGGCTGGCGATGGACGAGGCCATGCACGACCTCACCTTCATCGCCACCGGTCTCTACGGCAAACCGATCGTGAAGCAGAACGGCGCGCCGCTCAGGCTGGTGGTGCCGTGGAAGTACGGCTTCAAGAGCGTGAAGGCGATCGTCAGCATCGAGTTCACCGACAAGCGGCCGGTCTCGTTCTGGGAGGCACTGCAGGACAACGAGTACGGCTTCTGGGCCAACGTGAACCCCGCCGTGCCCCACCCGCGCTGGAGCCAGGCGACCGAGAAGCCGCTCGGCAGCGACGAACGCATCCCCACGCAGATCTACAACGGCTACGGCGAGTTCGTCGCCAGCCTCTACACCAACCGCAAGTCCGAGAAGCTGTTCATGTGA
- a CDS encoding LysR substrate-binding domain-containing protein, with protein MLSTAITTRHFEIFLTMILSRNMSEAADKLGISMAAVSKSLKGLERETGLKLFRNANGRLAATAEAERLLPFAQRAVDHLDRARHAAHALRGGDIGQIVVGTAGPALVSVLPVAIEDFHRRWPDVRIEIAIDTTRHLLDKVAANEVDLGVGTPIVKNIDARVMQLCVTRDLCETALVAVLPRRHPLGRRSAIRARDLADQSLIGLAETSATTQLIAAAFQQAGIPYTTPIVAANAIGVCSLVQQSVGIGLMNPLMLAQEIFPGVVVRPFRPRIVLRTCLYYSKVHAPAPAAVRFIDCLERAAKGLAVRLRSQT; from the coding sequence ATGCTCTCCACGGCGATCACGACCCGCCATTTCGAGATCTTCCTGACCATGATCCTGAGCCGCAACATGTCGGAGGCGGCGGACAAGCTCGGCATCTCGATGGCGGCGGTGAGCAAGAGCCTGAAGGGCCTCGAACGGGAAACCGGGCTGAAGCTGTTCCGCAACGCCAACGGCCGGCTTGCGGCGACCGCCGAGGCCGAGCGCCTGCTGCCCTTCGCCCAGCGCGCCGTGGACCACCTCGACCGCGCGCGCCATGCCGCCCACGCACTGCGCGGCGGCGACATCGGCCAGATCGTGGTCGGCACGGCGGGACCGGCGCTGGTATCGGTCCTGCCCGTCGCCATCGAGGATTTCCATCGGCGCTGGCCGGACGTGCGGATCGAGATCGCGATCGACACGACACGGCACCTTCTCGACAAGGTCGCGGCCAACGAGGTCGACCTCGGCGTCGGCACGCCGATCGTGAAGAACATCGACGCGCGCGTGATGCAGCTCTGCGTCACGCGCGATCTCTGCGAGACCGCGCTCGTCGCCGTCCTGCCGCGACGCCATCCGCTCGGGCGCCGGAGTGCCATCCGCGCCAGGGACCTCGCTGACCAGTCGTTGATCGGCCTCGCCGAGACCTCGGCGACGACCCAGCTCATCGCCGCCGCCTTCCAGCAGGCCGGCATCCCCTACACCACGCCCATCGTCGCCGCCAACGCGATCGGTGTCTGCAGCCTGGTGCAGCAGAGCGTGGGCATCGGCCTCATGAACCCGCTGATGCTGGCGCAGGAGATCTTCCCGGGCGTCGTCGTGCGGCCGTTCCGCCCGCGCATCGTGCTCAGGACCTGCCTCTACTACTCCAAGGTTCACGCCCCCGCGCCGGCCGCGGTGCGCTTCATCGACTGCCTGGAGCGCGCGGCCAAGGGCCTCGCTGTACGGTTGCGCTCACAGACGTAA
- a CDS encoding ABC transporter substrate-binding protein, with the protein MSKSSLLSRRAFSAMVAAGGLAAPFAARHARAQSPRNVTFLLDVPAYSKHALFYPAIDNGYFAKRGLEVTFGSAKGSADAAQRLVSKAADFAFIDAGVAVLARGKGLPLKLTSMVAYKNMMSLVGFGDPPVTRPKDLEGRKIAAAPGDSVRTGFIAISKPNGVDLGKVEWVTTDSTNKRTLLFSGKVGATCDYAVNFPVYEKGAAKLGKKVSQILLADFGLDIYSNGVTTRDDVIKSDPELVKNFNDALVESMVFSIDNRDEAVRIFLKHNPQFDPELTRQGLDVAIAHLMVPEVAKHGIGPMEPAKMAKTIEAMKAHFGLAAEVKPADIFTNDYVTSGHKPTKAA; encoded by the coding sequence ATGTCGAAATCCAGCCTGCTGTCGCGTCGCGCGTTCTCGGCCATGGTCGCGGCCGGCGGCCTCGCGGCGCCGTTCGCCGCACGGCATGCGCGCGCGCAATCGCCCAGGAACGTCACCTTCCTGCTCGACGTGCCGGCCTATTCCAAGCACGCGCTGTTCTATCCGGCGATCGACAACGGCTACTTCGCCAAGCGCGGGCTGGAGGTGACGTTCGGATCGGCCAAGGGCTCGGCCGACGCCGCGCAGCGGCTGGTCTCCAAGGCGGCCGACTTCGCCTTCATCGACGCCGGTGTGGCGGTGCTCGCGCGCGGCAAGGGCCTGCCGCTCAAGCTCACCAGCATGGTCGCCTACAAGAACATGATGTCCTTGGTGGGCTTCGGCGATCCGCCGGTCACCAGACCCAAGGATCTGGAGGGCCGCAAGATCGCTGCCGCGCCGGGCGACTCGGTACGCACGGGGTTCATTGCAATCTCCAAACCCAACGGCGTCGACCTGGGCAAGGTCGAGTGGGTCACCACCGATTCGACCAACAAGCGCACGCTGCTGTTCTCCGGCAAGGTCGGCGCGACCTGCGACTACGCCGTCAACTTCCCGGTCTACGAGAAGGGCGCGGCCAAGCTCGGCAAGAAGGTGTCGCAGATCCTGCTCGCCGACTTCGGCCTCGACATCTACAGCAACGGCGTCACGACGCGCGACGATGTCATCAAGAGCGATCCGGAGCTGGTGAAGAACTTCAACGACGCGCTGGTCGAGTCGATGGTCTTCTCGATCGACAATCGCGACGAGGCGGTGCGCATCTTCCTGAAGCACAATCCGCAGTTCGATCCCGAGCTCACGCGGCAGGGCCTCGATGTGGCGATCGCCCATCTGATGGTGCCGGAAGTGGCAAAGCACGGCATCGGACCGATGGAGCCGGCCAAGATGGCGAAGACCATCGAGGCGATGAAGGCGCACTTCGGCCTCGCCGCCGAGGTCAAGCCGGCCGACATCTTCACCAACGACTATGTGACGTCCGGCCACAAGCCGACCAAGGCTGCCTGA
- a CDS encoding elongation factor G has protein sequence MTDLTTGTVLGGRPGSGAHRVVALCGPYLSGKTSLLESILYATGAIGRRGSTRAGTSIGDASAEARKRGMGTEINIASIDYLGDQWTFVDTPGSIELQHDALAALAVADAAVLVCEPSPERVVALTPLLRYIEDNLIPHLFFVNKIDSAEGRVRDMLAALQTVSSRKLVLRQVPIRRTTANGGEETVGYVDLVSERAYRYKSSGASDLIEMPAEILPRESEARREMLETLSEFDDTLLEQLIEDVAPEKSLIYRDLHDEFGAQKIAPVLLGAGDRENGVRRLLKALRHDTPFVAETAKRRDLPSNGAAMAECFKVLHQAHAGKLSICRVWSGTIGEGQSLGGQRVGSLFRPFGQRLDKVAEARAGEIVAIAKMEALSSGQSLSGAGISPVADFPIPEPPVFALALAARNRNDEVKLSGALQKIVEEDPSLAYEQRAETHELLLKGQGETHLKVAIDKLAGRYNIAVDTHPPRVAYRETIQAGATQHARYKRQTGGHGQFGDIKIEIRPLPRGSGFRFVDKIVGGVVPRNFIPAVEEGLRDYLKEGPLGQPVVDLEVTLVDGQYHSVDSSEMSFKMAARIAMTEAMPKCKPVLLEPILKVTVAAPSDATSRIQRLISGRRGQLLGYDARTGWNGWDEVSALMPEAEVADMIVEIRSVTQGVGTWHATFDHLQELVGRTADRIVEETKKRAAA, from the coding sequence ATGACCGACCTCACCACCGGAACAGTGCTCGGAGGCAGACCAGGCAGCGGCGCGCACCGCGTGGTGGCGCTGTGCGGGCCGTATCTCTCTGGCAAGACCAGCCTGCTCGAGAGCATCCTCTACGCGACGGGGGCCATCGGCCGGCGCGGCTCGACGCGCGCCGGCACCTCCATCGGCGACGCCTCGGCCGAGGCGCGCAAGCGCGGCATGGGCACCGAGATCAACATCGCCTCGATCGACTATCTCGGCGATCAGTGGACCTTCGTCGACACGCCGGGCTCGATCGAGCTGCAGCACGACGCGCTGGCGGCGCTCGCCGTCGCCGATGCCGCCGTCCTGGTCTGCGAGCCCTCGCCCGAGCGGGTCGTGGCGCTGACGCCGCTGCTGAGATACATCGAGGACAACCTCATCCCCCACCTGTTCTTCGTCAACAAGATCGACTCGGCGGAAGGCCGCGTGCGCGACATGCTGGCGGCGCTGCAGACCGTCTCGTCGCGCAAGCTCGTGCTGCGCCAGGTGCCGATCCGCCGCACCACCGCCAACGGCGGCGAGGAGACGGTGGGCTATGTCGATCTCGTGAGCGAGCGCGCCTACCGCTACAAGTCGAGCGGCGCCTCCGACCTGATCGAGATGCCGGCCGAGATCCTGCCGCGCGAGAGCGAGGCCCGGCGCGAGATGCTGGAGACGCTGTCGGAGTTCGACGACACGCTGCTCGAGCAGCTCATCGAGGATGTGGCGCCCGAGAAGTCGCTGATCTACCGCGACCTGCACGACGAGTTCGGCGCGCAGAAGATCGCGCCCGTCCTGCTGGGCGCCGGCGATCGCGAGAACGGCGTGCGCCGCCTCCTGAAGGCGCTGCGCCACGACACGCCCTTCGTCGCCGAGACGGCCAAACGCCGCGACCTGCCCTCGAACGGCGCGGCGATGGCGGAATGCTTCAAGGTCCTGCATCAGGCGCATGCCGGCAAGCTCTCCATCTGCCGCGTCTGGTCGGGCACGATCGGCGAAGGCCAGAGCCTCGGCGGCCAGCGCGTGGGCAGCCTGTTCCGGCCGTTCGGCCAGCGTCTCGACAAGGTGGCCGAGGCCAGGGCCGGCGAGATCGTGGCGATCGCCAAGATGGAGGCGCTGTCGTCGGGCCAGTCGCTCTCGGGCGCCGGCATAAGTCCGGTGGCCGACTTCCCCATTCCCGAGCCGCCGGTGTTCGCGCTCGCGCTCGCCGCCCGGAACCGCAACGACGAGGTGAAGCTCTCGGGCGCGCTGCAGAAGATCGTCGAGGAGGATCCGTCACTCGCCTACGAGCAGCGGGCCGAGACGCACGAGCTGCTGCTGAAGGGCCAGGGCGAGACGCATCTCAAGGTCGCGATCGACAAGCTCGCCGGCCGCTACAACATCGCCGTCGACACCCATCCACCGCGCGTCGCCTACCGCGAGACCATCCAGGCCGGCGCGACCCAGCATGCGCGCTACAAGCGCCAGACCGGCGGGCACGGCCAGTTCGGCGACATCAAGATCGAGATCCGGCCGCTGCCGCGCGGCTCGGGCTTCCGCTTCGTCGACAAGATCGTGGGCGGCGTCGTGCCGCGCAACTTCATCCCCGCCGTCGAGGAGGGCCTGCGCGACTATCTCAAGGAAGGCCCGCTCGGCCAGCCGGTGGTCGATCTCGAGGTGACGCTGGTGGACGGCCAGTACCACAGCGTCGACAGCTCGGAGATGTCGTTCAAGATGGCGGCGCGCATCGCCATGACCGAGGCGATGCCCAAGTGCAAGCCGGTGCTGCTGGAGCCGATCCTGAAGGTCACGGTCGCCGCCCCCAGCGACGCGACGTCGCGCATCCAGCGGCTGATCTCCGGCCGCCGCGGCCAGCTCCTGGGCTACGACGCCCGCACGGGCTGGAACGGCTGGGACGAGGTGTCGGCGCTGATGCCCGAGGCCGAGGTCGCCGACATGATCGTCGAGATCCGCTCGGTGACGCAGGGTGTCGGCACCTGGCACGCCACCTTCGACCATCTGCAGGAGCTGGTCGGCCGTACCGCCGACCGCATCGTCGAGGAGACGAAGAAGCGCGCAGCGGCATAG
- a CDS encoding alpha/beta fold hydrolase, producing the protein MSLAREATGEAGRRASGGAAITYLEAGRGEPLVLLHGIGSAARSFCDQLDGLSACWRVIAWDAPGYGASTALSSEAPSADDYAARLAAFLDDLGIEACHLLGHSLGCLMAARFAVRHPERVRSLSLCSVAAGHGLLPAGECRRLLDQRVNDVATLGPAEMARRRGPRLVAPGAAPAILQRVVDIMASVRPDGYAQAARMLSRADIKADIVRLPADLPVQIVYGDADVVTPPAKNREVAALRPGARVTVIPNAGHALYLEQPQAFNSIVAEFLATARS; encoded by the coding sequence GTGAGCCTCGCCCGCGAGGCCACGGGTGAGGCCGGCCGGCGCGCGTCCGGTGGCGCGGCCATCACCTATCTGGAAGCGGGCCGCGGCGAGCCGCTGGTGCTCCTGCACGGTATCGGCTCGGCCGCGCGCTCGTTCTGCGACCAGCTCGACGGGCTCTCGGCCTGCTGGCGGGTGATCGCCTGGGATGCGCCGGGCTATGGTGCCTCGACGGCGCTGTCGTCCGAAGCCCCGAGTGCCGACGACTATGCCGCGCGGCTGGCCGCCTTCCTCGACGATCTCGGGATCGAGGCCTGTCATCTGCTGGGCCATTCGCTGGGCTGCCTGATGGCGGCGCGCTTCGCCGTGCGCCATCCGGAGCGGGTGCGCTCGCTCAGCCTGTGCAGCGTCGCGGCCGGCCACGGCCTGCTGCCGGCCGGGGAATGCCGACGGCTGCTCGACCAGCGCGTCAACGATGTCGCGACTCTCGGCCCCGCCGAGATGGCGCGCCGGCGCGGACCGCGCCTGGTCGCTCCCGGAGCGGCGCCGGCTATCCTGCAGCGTGTGGTCGATATCATGGCCTCGGTGCGGCCCGACGGTTACGCCCAGGCGGCGCGCATGCTATCGAGGGCTGACATCAAGGCCGATATCGTCCGGCTGCCGGCCGATCTGCCGGTGCAGATCGTCTATGGCGACGCGGATGTCGTCACGCCGCCGGCGAAGAACCGGGAGGTGGCGGCGCTCCGGCCCGGCGCGCGGGTGACGGTCATACCCAACGCCGGTCATGCGCTCTATCTCGAGCAGCCGCAGGCCTTCAATTCGATCGTCGCGGAGTTCCTCGCGACGGCGCGCTCCTAG
- a CDS encoding ABC transporter permease, whose translation MSRQPSAVLSGFLTLLAVLVLWQAASIVFAIPDYVVPAPYAVLKEIARHPGFYLVQSAVTLRSTLIGFVAATVVGILVGTVTAYSRICRQTIYPLILLLQGVPKVALAPVLIVFFGFGLEFQVVVVASIAFFPVVINTVLGLTSVDRDLILLSRVLRTPRLKEFLMIGLPHAAPSIFSGMKVAMTLSVIGAVVSEFVSSEAGLGHTLIVANSEFNTAMSFAAILLLSLMTFALFGVLRLLERFVVPWSEEAAIQIEL comes from the coding sequence ATGTCGAGGCAACCATCCGCCGTCCTGTCGGGATTCCTGACGCTGCTCGCCGTGCTGGTGCTGTGGCAGGCGGCGTCGATCGTGTTCGCGATCCCGGACTACGTGGTGCCCGCACCCTATGCGGTGCTGAAGGAGATCGCGCGGCACCCCGGCTTCTACCTTGTGCAGAGTGCGGTCACGCTGCGCTCGACGCTGATCGGCTTCGTCGCCGCCACGGTGGTCGGCATCCTGGTCGGCACCGTCACCGCCTATTCGAGGATCTGCCGCCAGACCATCTATCCGCTGATCCTGCTGCTGCAGGGCGTGCCCAAGGTGGCGCTGGCGCCGGTGCTGATCGTGTTCTTCGGCTTCGGACTGGAGTTCCAGGTCGTCGTGGTGGCGTCGATCGCCTTCTTTCCGGTGGTCATCAACACGGTGCTGGGCCTCACCTCGGTCGACCGCGACCTGATCCTGCTGTCGCGCGTGCTGCGCACGCCGAGACTCAAGGAGTTCCTGATGATCGGCCTGCCGCATGCCGCGCCGTCGATCTTCTCCGGCATGAAGGTCGCCATGACGCTGTCGGTGATCGGCGCCGTGGTGTCGGAGTTCGTGTCGAGCGAGGCGGGGCTCGGTCACACGCTGATCGTGGCCAATTCGGAGTTCAACACCGCCATGTCCTTTGCCGCCATTCTCCTGCTTTCCCTGATGACGTTCGCCCTGTTCGGCGTCCTGCGGCTCCTGGAGCGCTTCGTCGTTCCGTGGTCCGAAGAGGCCGCCATCCAGATCGAGCTCTGA
- a CDS encoding ABC transporter ATP-binding protein: MIDAAAAPAIEIAGLSKRYGRDGKGTLALTDVDVTVGRHEFVTLVGPSGCGKSTLLKVISGIEPATSGSVRRFGEPVTGPTPDIGMVFQSPVLMKWRTILDNVLFPIDALGLRRRDYTDKAMALLKLAGLESFARARPRELSGGMQQRAALCRALIYDPPFLLMDEPFGALDALTRDQMNVELMRIWSETKKATLLITHSVAEAVFLADRVLVMSERPGTILADVAIDLPRPRQTSIRTTPAFGEYVRKLSAMLGVHD; the protein is encoded by the coding sequence ATGATCGACGCCGCCGCCGCACCGGCGATCGAGATCGCCGGCCTCAGCAAGCGCTACGGGCGCGACGGCAAGGGCACGCTCGCCCTCACCGACGTCGACGTGACGGTCGGCCGGCACGAGTTCGTGACGCTGGTCGGCCCGAGCGGCTGCGGCAAGTCGACCCTGCTCAAGGTCATCTCCGGCATCGAGCCCGCGACCTCGGGCAGCGTCAGGCGCTTCGGCGAGCCCGTGACCGGGCCGACGCCCGACATCGGCATGGTGTTCCAGTCGCCGGTGCTGATGAAGTGGCGCACCATCCTCGACAACGTGCTGTTCCCGATCGACGCGCTCGGGCTCAGGCGCCGCGATTATACCGACAAGGCGATGGCGCTGCTGAAGCTCGCCGGGCTGGAGTCGTTCGCCAGGGCCCGGCCGCGCGAGCTGTCGGGCGGCATGCAGCAGCGCGCCGCGCTCTGTCGGGCGCTGATCTACGATCCGCCCTTCCTGCTGATGGACGAGCCGTTCGGCGCCCTCGATGCGCTGACGCGCGACCAGATGAATGTCGAGCTGATGCGCATCTGGAGCGAGACCAAGAAGGCGACGCTGCTCATCACCCACAGCGTCGCCGAGGCGGTGTTCCTGGCCGACCGCGTCCTGGTGATGAGCGAGCGGCCGGGCACGATCCTGGCCGACGTGGCGATCGACCTGCCGCGCCCGCGCCAGACCAGCATCCGCACCACGCCCGCCTTCGGCGAATATGTGCGCAAGCTGAGCGCCATGCTGGGCGTCCACGACTGA
- a CDS encoding cupin domain-containing protein: MPDASKNPSAADLARKMRGLIGRYTEKTFDWDAFPGSRGFADLQRAQLRYVGAGGSPKSDDPSTLRAEHFTFSLVNQPVGKFAASHSHEIVEHFMVLQGVLTVGWVWGEEVIEARLGPKDLVLNSLGRPHGFRNDGIEPVLMQITVGSGTPLAPVYVCHPKSKDLELSRRFGAPTPDKIQPFRPDSDDFRHKEMASHVIRYRDRTPVWNEAGFAVMNYVGGTGAPPQHYRMDLVRLPRGKAVAPYARDVEDVYFVIEGAITVGWEEDGKVVEQRLGARDLIFNPAGRPHYFRNDGATDAEFTMVVGTPKPETVTFKAA, from the coding sequence ATGCCCGACGCCAGCAAGAACCCGTCGGCCGCGGACCTCGCACGCAAGATGCGGGGCCTGATCGGCCGCTACACCGAAAAAACGTTCGACTGGGACGCCTTTCCCGGCAGCCGCGGCTTTGCCGACCTGCAGCGCGCCCAGCTCCGCTATGTCGGCGCCGGCGGCTCGCCCAAGAGCGACGATCCCTCGACCCTCAGGGCCGAGCATTTCACCTTCAGCCTGGTCAACCAGCCGGTCGGCAAGTTCGCGGCCTCGCACTCCCACGAGATCGTCGAGCATTTCATGGTCCTGCAGGGCGTGCTGACGGTGGGCTGGGTGTGGGGCGAGGAGGTGATCGAGGCCAGGCTCGGGCCGAAGGACCTGGTGCTGAACAGCCTCGGCCGGCCGCACGGCTTCCGCAACGACGGCATCGAGCCGGTGCTGATGCAGATCACGGTCGGCAGCGGCACGCCGCTGGCGCCCGTCTATGTCTGCCATCCCAAGAGCAAGGACCTCGAGCTGTCGCGCCGCTTCGGCGCGCCGACGCCGGACAAGATCCAGCCGTTTCGACCCGATAGTGACGACTTCCGGCACAAGGAGATGGCCTCCCACGTCATTCGCTACCGCGACCGCACGCCGGTCTGGAACGAGGCGGGCTTCGCGGTGATGAACTATGTCGGCGGCACCGGCGCGCCGCCGCAGCACTACCGCATGGATCTGGTCCGTCTGCCGCGCGGCAAGGCGGTCGCGCCCTATGCGCGCGACGTCGAGGACGTCTATTTCGTCATCGAGGGTGCGATCACCGTCGGCTGGGAGGAGGACGGCAAGGTCGTCGAGCAGCGCCTGGGCGCGCGCGACCTCATCTTCAATCCGGCCGGCCGGCCGCATTATTTCCGCAACGACGGCGCGACGGACGCCGAGTTCACAATGGTCGTGGGCACGCCCAAGCCCGAGACCGTCACTTTCAAAGCGGCGTGA